The Helicoverpa armigera isolate CAAS_96S chromosome 25, ASM3070526v1, whole genome shotgun sequence genome has a window encoding:
- the Vih gene encoding ubiquitin-conjugating enzyme E2 C — translation MAQNINPHYASSSSSNPAKQNEDTIKLKDNHAVSKRLQKELMELMRCADKGISAFPESENLFKWIGTINGPQETVYAGHKYKLSLEFPNSYPYAPPMVKFITPCFHPNVDTCGLICLDILKDKWTALYDVRTVLLSIQSLLAEPNTHSPLNQQASYLWPNQPAYKKYVDEFYNKHRDS, via the exons ATGGCTCAAAATATTAATCCACATTAcgcgtcgtcgtcgtcgtcaaATCCAGCGAAACAAAATGAAGATACGATAAAACTAAAAGATAATCATGCCGTCAGCAAACG GCTTCAAAAAGAATTAATGGAGTTGATGCGCTGTGCTGACAAAGGTATATCTGCATTCCCTGAGAGTGAGAATCTGTTCAAATGGATTGGTACCATTAATGGCCCCCAGGAGACAGTATATGCCGGCCACAAGTACAAACTGTCACTAGAGTTCCCCAACTCGTACCCCTATGCCCCGCCTATGGTGAAATTCATCACACCTTGTTTTCACCCTAACGTAGACACTTGCGGGCTAATATGTTTAGATATCTTGAAGGACAAGTGGACGGCACTGTATGACGTGCGCACAGTGCTGCTGTCCATCCAGAGCCTGCTAGCCGAGCCCAACACACACAGTCCTTTAAATCAACAAGCATCATATCTTTGGCCAAACCAACCCGCCTATAAGAAATATGTAGATGAATTTTACAATAAGCACAGAGACTCATAG
- the LOC110376669 gene encoding splicing regulator SDE2, whose protein sequence is MPCLVIFKNNFITGLECKDVSSLKRDISQKYGVPIEDLSATLNGRPVSDSYDVTSDNNVVRLASKLVGGKGGFGSMLRAIGAQIEKTTNREACRDLSGRRLRDINEEKRLRKWLEGQEDREKEAAERKQKKLERLVAEPKIEVNLNPAYEKERQDLPERVNSAVEAGWQAAGSSNALKRKSDNEKAKPKKAKLWIDAELSDCSSLSDDDEEEVPAKSPGQQVSTDSGNESDRASASSK, encoded by the coding sequence ATGCCTTGTCTAgtcatattcaaaaataactttataacgGGGCTGGAATGTAAAGATGTGTCATCGCTAAAGCGtgatatttcacaaaaatatggTGTTCCGATAGAAGATTTGTCTGCGACGCTGAACGGGAGGCCCGTGTCTGACAGTTACGATGTTACATCAGACAACAATGTTGTTAGATTGGCCTCTAAGCTTGTTGGAGGGAAAGGCGGATTTGGATCTATGTTACGTGCCATTGGAGCACAAATAGAGAAAACCACCAACCGTGAAGCTTGCCGAGACCTATCAGGTCGTCGTCTACGTGACATCAATGAAGAGAAAAGACTTAGGAAGTGGTTGGAAGGCCAAGAAGACAGGGAAAAGGAGGCAGCTGAGAGAAAACAGAAGAAACTTGAGAGATTGGTGGCAGAACCCAAGATTGAGGTCAATTTGAACCCTGCATATGAGAAAGAGCGTCAGGATCTGCCTGAGCGAGTGAATTCGGCTGTGGAAGCTGGTTGGCAGGCTGCTGGGTCATCAAATGCTTTGAAACGGAAGTCTGACAATGAGAAAGCCAAGCCTAAGAAGGCTAAACTGTGGATTGATGCAGAGCTGTCTGACTGCTCATCATtgagtgatgatgatgaagaggaAGTTCCCGCCAAGAGCCCGGGACAGCAAGTGTCCACAGACAGTGGAAATGAGTCTGACAGAGCCTCAGCTAGCAGTAAATGA
- the LOC110376648 gene encoding beta-1,3-galactosyltransferase 1 isoform X2 — translation MKRSCVPRRLSVLLKTVLRIILQKWLAYLKFVDDYSKSPRRYVLLLPTLLLLLLVLWPPLWWYVVRSGYALLPPPELSRHYVVNRSLQDYLDKIGILLEPKESPCGPGKDAPIIIMVSTTAPRTGQRTAVRETWGLYQPTLFVMGIYGDRDKQLAENIREAEEYHDLLVFDFRDQKENQTLKTALMMKYTLLRCPIAHFMLKTQDNAMVNPWMLNKVIWQHLDRPLVGYALNDTHLLRDEYRKGYNAGKRYDDEMPMYLSGAGYLIKGEYIEHILRGALHVPIVHLEDIYFTYLVAHKHLGLVLTHDSRLSPFKPWWKAGCVYWNFASLHGLTPAEIYHAWSCIETLISKYKTIADFSLKGY, via the exons ATGAAACGTAGCTGTGTGCCGCGGAGATTGTCAGTATTACTGAAAACTGTACTGAGGATCATCTTACAGAAATGGCTGGCTTACCTCAAGTTTGTCGACGACTATTCAAAGA GTCCACGCCGCTACGTGCTGCTACTGCCAACCCTGCTGCTTCTACTGCTGGTGCTGTGGCCTCCACTGTGGTGGTATGTGGTGAGGAGCGGGTACGCACTCTTGCCGCCGCCAGAGCTGTCCCGACATTACGTGGTCAATAGGAGCCTGCAGGACTATCTGGATAAAAT TGGCATCCTGCTGGAACCCAAGGAGTCGCCATGTGGCCCAGGCAAGGATGCTCCCATCATCATCATGGTATCGACCACGGCGCCGAGAACCGGCCAGCGGACCGCTGTTCGGGAGACGTGGGGCTTGTACCAGCCCACCCTGTTCGTTATGGGGATTTACGGGGATAGGGACAAACAATTG GCGGAGAACATCAGAGAAGCTGAAGAGTACCACGACCTGTTGGTCTTCGATTTCCGAGATCAAAAAGAGAACCAGACCCTGAAGACTGCGCTGATGATGAAGTATACCCTGCTGAGGTGCCCGATAGCGCACTTTATGTTGAAGACTCAGGACAATGCGATGGTGAACCCTTGGATGCTCAACAAGGTCATATGGCAACATCTTGATCGACCTCTCGTTG GTTACGCTCTGAATGACACACATCTGCTTAGAGATGAGTACAGGAAGGGGTACAATGCGGGAAAGCGTTATGATGATGAAATGCCCATGTATCTTAGTGGCGCTGGATATCTTATTAAAG GGGAATACATCGAGCACATCTTACGGGGAGCGTTACACGTGCCCATAGTGCACCTAGAAGACATCTACTTCACGTACCTAGTAGCCCACAAGCATTTGGGGCTGGTCCTCACTCACGACAGTAGACTGTCTCCCTTCAAACCTTGGTGGAAAGCCGGCTGCGTCTACTGGAACTTCGCGTCCCTCCATGGCCTGACTCCTGCAGAGATCTACCACGCCTGGTCTTGCATCGAAACGTTAATATCGAAGTACAAGACGATTGCCG ATTTTTCTTTGAAGGGTTACTGA
- the LOC110376648 gene encoding beta-1,3-galactosyltransferase 1 isoform X1, protein MKRSCVPRRLSVLLKTVLRIILQKWLAYLKFVDDYSKSPRRYVLLLPTLLLLLLVLWPPLWWYVVRSGYALLPPPELSRHYVVNRSLQDYLDKIGILLEPKESPCGPGKDAPIIIMVSTTAPRTGQRTAVRETWGLYQPTLFVMGIYGDRDKQLAENIREAEEYHDLLVFDFRDQKENQTLKTALMMKYTLLRCPIAHFMLKTQDNAMVNPWMLNKVIWQHLDRPLVGYALNDTHLLRDEYRKGYNAGKRYDDEMPMYLSGAGYLIKGEYIEHILRGALHVPIVHLEDIYFTYLVAHKHLGLVLTHDSRLSPFKPWWKAGCVYWNFASLHGLTPAEIYHAWSCIETLISKYKTIAGVCQYFNYCFGWFMALAVY, encoded by the exons ATGAAACGTAGCTGTGTGCCGCGGAGATTGTCAGTATTACTGAAAACTGTACTGAGGATCATCTTACAGAAATGGCTGGCTTACCTCAAGTTTGTCGACGACTATTCAAAGA GTCCACGCCGCTACGTGCTGCTACTGCCAACCCTGCTGCTTCTACTGCTGGTGCTGTGGCCTCCACTGTGGTGGTATGTGGTGAGGAGCGGGTACGCACTCTTGCCGCCGCCAGAGCTGTCCCGACATTACGTGGTCAATAGGAGCCTGCAGGACTATCTGGATAAAAT TGGCATCCTGCTGGAACCCAAGGAGTCGCCATGTGGCCCAGGCAAGGATGCTCCCATCATCATCATGGTATCGACCACGGCGCCGAGAACCGGCCAGCGGACCGCTGTTCGGGAGACGTGGGGCTTGTACCAGCCCACCCTGTTCGTTATGGGGATTTACGGGGATAGGGACAAACAATTG GCGGAGAACATCAGAGAAGCTGAAGAGTACCACGACCTGTTGGTCTTCGATTTCCGAGATCAAAAAGAGAACCAGACCCTGAAGACTGCGCTGATGATGAAGTATACCCTGCTGAGGTGCCCGATAGCGCACTTTATGTTGAAGACTCAGGACAATGCGATGGTGAACCCTTGGATGCTCAACAAGGTCATATGGCAACATCTTGATCGACCTCTCGTTG GTTACGCTCTGAATGACACACATCTGCTTAGAGATGAGTACAGGAAGGGGTACAATGCGGGAAAGCGTTATGATGATGAAATGCCCATGTATCTTAGTGGCGCTGGATATCTTATTAAAG GGGAATACATCGAGCACATCTTACGGGGAGCGTTACACGTGCCCATAGTGCACCTAGAAGACATCTACTTCACGTACCTAGTAGCCCACAAGCATTTGGGGCTGGTCCTCACTCACGACAGTAGACTGTCTCCCTTCAAACCTTGGTGGAAAGCCGGCTGCGTCTACTGGAACTTCGCGTCCCTCCATGGCCTGACTCCTGCAGAGATCTACCACGCCTGGTCTTGCATCGAAACGTTAATATCGAAGTACAAGACGATTGCCGGTGTGtgccaatattttaattattgttttggttGGTTCATGGCTCTTGCTGTGTACTAA